One region of Pseudoalteromonas luteoviolacea genomic DNA includes:
- a CDS encoding efflux RND transporter permease subunit has translation MIAFLLNNARFQVLLIALLLVSGFAALSSLPRTEDPRIINRFAFVTTYLPGASAARVEAQVTEKIEQKLKQQSEIKNLIAMSRAGISVLSIELEDAVTDSTPVWSRMRDLLADVQIELPEDASSPLLEDDRGYAYTKIVALTIEPDETESLSLQQAKQVAVNRYTKELRNQLRNQSGVEVVHLFGVANEEVRVTLDPAKLKLAGLSFEQVALAVKNADAKVSAGMISNSQIQMQVELSGEFKSISRIKAIPIQSDSRYGQIQLSDIAKVERMLVEPQQEIAWVDGMPGAYLGIRMLPDVRIDKFSNQIDELLEAFKLTLPNNIQLLSLFDQKGYTEDRLGSLLDNILLGFALILGVLFVTLGLRAAIIVGLALPLTVMFTLACMNIYGLPIHQISVTGLVVALGIMVDNAIVITDAIQRYRQQGMAVLNAVSKAVNHFWLPLLSSTLTTILAFMPIVLMPGPSGEFVGGIALSVIFALVGSYLISHTLIAVFAGKYVQPAEQKSAGFLTQGIRLKTLSNVFEQLLSRSLKRPLVTALCVMVLPVLGFISAGQLTEQFFPPADRDMFHIEVRLSDNASIHATKALVKRMDAHILKHEGIERLDWMVGRNIPIFYYNLMQRDKGARNYAQAMVKVTDFERANTLIRTLQGELDRAFPEAQTLVRKLEQGPPFNAPIEIRIFGPDLDNLAELGQRIKQTVIAHPEVTHTRTTLQSGAAKVELLAYESQLTHAGAQAQRVAAQLQAQSQGVTVASVLEDTETVPVNLRFDNQYRDGLDGLANVEVMGSQPLLLSAFATSRIVPEQSTIHRRNGERLNVVEAFLLTDVLPAKVLKDLQVQLEKEQFTLPVGYRLEIGGESQQRDQAVGSLLGKVGVIFVLLITVLVLTFNSFTTTGLILITAFQSAMLGILSVYIAGHPFGFTVIIGLLGLMGLAINAAIVILSELRASEASTVEEIVTGVMTCARHITSTTITTVGGFLPLILAGGSFWPPFAIAIAGGTVLTTVLSFFFVPSCYWLMQRKSTPSIMAKLKSLRV, from the coding sequence ATGATTGCATTTTTGCTGAATAATGCTCGTTTTCAAGTCTTACTGATAGCATTGCTGTTAGTGTCTGGCTTTGCTGCGTTAAGCAGCTTACCTCGTACTGAAGATCCCCGTATTATTAATCGCTTTGCATTCGTAACCACCTACTTACCGGGCGCGTCTGCTGCGCGTGTCGAAGCGCAGGTTACCGAGAAAATAGAGCAAAAATTAAAGCAGCAGTCTGAAATCAAAAACCTCATTGCCATGTCACGAGCGGGGATCAGTGTATTAAGTATCGAACTGGAAGATGCTGTAACAGATAGCACGCCCGTCTGGTCACGGATGAGGGACTTGCTGGCAGATGTGCAAATAGAATTGCCAGAGGATGCATCGTCTCCATTGCTAGAGGATGACAGAGGTTATGCGTATACCAAAATAGTGGCACTGACCATTGAACCAGATGAGACAGAATCTCTGTCTCTACAGCAAGCAAAGCAGGTAGCGGTAAATCGCTATACCAAAGAATTGCGTAATCAGTTGCGTAATCAAAGTGGTGTTGAGGTTGTTCACTTATTTGGTGTTGCCAACGAAGAGGTTAGAGTCACGCTAGACCCTGCAAAACTGAAGTTAGCTGGTCTGTCGTTTGAACAAGTTGCGCTAGCGGTTAAAAATGCAGATGCCAAGGTTTCGGCTGGGATGATCAGCAATTCCCAAATTCAAATGCAGGTTGAGCTTAGCGGCGAGTTTAAGTCGATTAGTCGCATCAAAGCGATCCCCATTCAAAGTGATAGCCGTTATGGCCAAATTCAATTAAGTGACATTGCTAAAGTAGAGCGTATGTTGGTAGAGCCCCAGCAAGAGATTGCTTGGGTTGACGGAATGCCAGGTGCTTACTTGGGTATTCGCATGCTACCTGATGTCCGTATCGATAAATTCTCTAATCAAATAGATGAGCTATTAGAAGCGTTTAAACTCACATTACCCAATAATATTCAATTGCTCAGTTTGTTTGACCAAAAAGGGTATACCGAAGATAGGTTAGGCAGCTTACTGGATAATATTTTACTAGGCTTTGCACTGATCCTTGGCGTGTTGTTTGTCACATTAGGTTTAAGAGCCGCAATTATTGTGGGCTTGGCGCTGCCATTGACGGTGATGTTTACACTCGCTTGCATGAATATCTACGGTTTACCTATTCATCAGATTTCAGTAACGGGTTTGGTCGTTGCGCTGGGTATTATGGTCGACAATGCCATTGTTATTACCGATGCGATTCAACGTTATCGTCAGCAAGGCATGGCGGTACTTAACGCAGTATCAAAAGCGGTCAATCATTTTTGGTTGCCATTATTAAGCTCAACGTTAACCACGATTTTGGCGTTTATGCCCATCGTATTGATGCCAGGACCATCTGGTGAATTTGTGGGTGGGATTGCACTGAGTGTTATTTTTGCATTGGTGGGGTCGTACCTTATTTCACACACGCTTATTGCCGTTTTTGCGGGCAAATATGTCCAACCAGCTGAACAAAAATCAGCTGGTTTTTTGACTCAAGGGATCCGACTGAAAACACTGAGCAATGTATTTGAACAGCTCCTTAGCCGCTCTTTGAAAAGACCTTTAGTGACCGCATTATGTGTCATGGTACTGCCTGTACTTGGTTTTATATCCGCAGGACAGTTAACAGAGCAGTTTTTCCCACCTGCAGACCGTGACATGTTTCATATTGAAGTGCGTTTATCAGACAACGCCAGTATTCACGCCACAAAAGCGCTCGTTAAACGTATGGATGCCCACATTTTAAAGCACGAGGGTATTGAGCGTTTGGACTGGATGGTAGGGCGAAATATCCCCATCTTTTATTACAACCTAATGCAAAGAGATAAGGGGGCGCGAAATTATGCACAAGCCATGGTCAAAGTAACTGACTTTGAGCGTGCAAATACGTTAATTAGAACCTTGCAGGGCGAACTTGATCGCGCTTTCCCAGAAGCACAAACCCTGGTTAGAAAGCTAGAGCAGGGACCGCCTTTCAATGCGCCGATTGAAATTCGAATATTTGGGCCAGATTTAGATAACTTGGCTGAATTAGGTCAGCGCATAAAGCAAACTGTGATAGCGCATCCAGAGGTAACGCATACGCGCACAACGCTGCAATCAGGCGCTGCAAAAGTCGAGCTGTTGGCATATGAGTCACAATTAACTCACGCTGGAGCGCAGGCTCAGCGCGTTGCTGCTCAGCTTCAAGCTCAGTCACAAGGCGTGACGGTTGCCAGTGTTTTAGAAGACACAGAGACTGTACCTGTTAATCTAAGGTTTGATAACCAATATCGTGACGGACTTGATGGGCTTGCTAATGTCGAAGTCATGGGCAGTCAGCCATTGTTGTTATCGGCTTTTGCGACCAGTCGTATTGTGCCGGAGCAAAGCACCATCCACCGACGTAATGGTGAGCGGCTGAATGTTGTTGAAGCATTTTTACTGACTGATGTTTTACCAGCTAAAGTGCTGAAAGATTTGCAAGTTCAATTAGAGAAAGAGCAATTTACATTGCCTGTAGGTTACCGCTTGGAAATTGGTGGTGAGTCTCAGCAGCGAGACCAAGCTGTGGGCAGTTTGTTAGGCAAAGTTGGCGTTATTTTTGTGTTATTGATCACGGTATTGGTGCTTACATTTAACTCGTTTACAACAACTGGGCTGATACTGATCACGGCGTTTCAGTCAGCTATGTTGGGTATTTTAAGTGTCTATATTGCGGGTCACCCATTTGGCTTTACTGTAATAATTGGTTTGCTTGGCTTAATGGGCTTAGCCATTAACGCTGCCATCGTGATTTTATCTGAGCTCAGAGCTAGTGAGGCCAGCACCGTTGAAGAAATTGTAACTGGGGTGATGACCTGTGCTCGGCATATTACATCGACCACAATCACAACTGTCGGTGGTTTTTTACCTCTTATATTAGCTGGCGGTAGCTTTTGGCCGCCATTTGCGATAGCGATTGCGGGCGGAACCGTACTAACCACAGTTTTATCATTCTTCTTTGTACCGAGCTGTTACTGGTTAATGCAAAGAAAAAGCACACCCTCGATTATGGCTAAATTAAAAAGCTTAAGAGTATAG
- a CDS encoding helix-turn-helix domain-containing protein — MLDIGQVTKKTGVNASALRYYEAKGLIKPAGRHGLRRYYSDDIIDQLSIISLGQIAGFSLDEIASFFNGKNIEIDRQMLLDKAQDISNKIIQLQAIEAELVKVASCPNSNHLDCSNFNELMRNAFNAPKKLINN, encoded by the coding sequence ATGTTGGATATCGGGCAAGTTACTAAAAAAACAGGGGTTAATGCGTCAGCATTGCGGTATTACGAAGCAAAAGGACTCATAAAACCAGCTGGTAGGCATGGTTTGAGAAGATATTATTCGGATGACATCATCGATCAGCTCTCAATTATTTCTCTTGGCCAAATAGCAGGTTTTTCCTTAGACGAAATTGCCTCATTTTTTAATGGTAAAAATATTGAAATTGACAGACAGATGTTGCTTGACAAAGCACAAGATATTTCAAATAAAATCATTCAATTACAAGCTATTGAAGCAGAACTGGTGAAAGTTGCGAGCTGCCCAAATTCAAATCACTTAGATTGCAGCAATTTTAATGAGTTAATGAGAAATGCATTTAACGCTCCCAAAAAACTTATTAATAATTAA